In a genomic window of Gossypium raimondii isolate GPD5lz unplaced genomic scaffold, ASM2569854v1 Contig00285, whole genome shotgun sequence:
- the LOC128038448 gene encoding 30S ribosomal protein S12, chloroplastic, with protein sequence MESVQLEHENVTEFVLVTLRDRVEEGRRFSNEEKDPMTSKELNEEPKGDLSVNFSTITPKKPNSALRKVARVRLTSGFEITAYIPGIGHNSQEHSVVLVRGGRVKDLPGVRYHIVRGTLDAVGVKDRQQGRSSAL encoded by the exons ATGGAAAGTGTTCAATTGGAACATGAAAACGTGACTGAATTTGTCCTAGTTACTCTTCGGGACAGAGTGGAAGAAGGGAGGAGATTCTCGAACGAGGAAAAGGACCCAATGACTTCGAAAGAATTGAACGAGGAGCC TAAGGGTGACTTATCTGTCAACTTTTCCACTATCACCCCCAAAAAACCAAACTCTGCCTTACGTAAAGTTGCCAGAGTACGATTAACCTCTGGGTTTGAAATCACTGCTTATATACCTGGTATTGGCCATAATTCACAAGAACATTCTGTAGTCTTAGTAAGAGGGGGAAGGGTTAAGGATTTACCCGGTGTGAGATATCACATTGTTCGAGGAACCCTAGATGCTGTCGGAGTAAAGGATCGTCAACAAGGGCGTTCTAGTGCGTTGTAG